The Lycium barbarum isolate Lr01 chromosome 12, ASM1917538v2, whole genome shotgun sequence genome includes a region encoding these proteins:
- the LOC132624305 gene encoding uncharacterized protein LOC132624305 — protein sequence MQILSDSEKTAHYDQYLSFRKAIVDMHSRQGSKMCTYESYSTSIKEMEVVEWLKWYRQTVNDILAEKRVVSGSGYFDALERDFYSALHLAFYGPEIESDLLPEFFEAEERSVYKTAEVLHLVFGRDLFGMVCLAKNVPELSNASRERLTSLESKLCHSLENIPMIMHSETAASGSDQNQLRSSNYHTSDAYRDLELHVGGRLVAVATRVPPRSRSNEIQNEGFGSSSFYDSFSPIRDSYVSRKCRELLVPFIFIVTLYNVDLR from the coding sequence ATGCAGATTCTATCCGATTCTGAGAAGACAGCGCATTATGACCAGTATCTCTCATTTCGAAAAGCAATTGTTGATATGCATTCTAGACAAGGTTCTAAAATGTGCACGTATGAATCATATAGCACGTCAATCAAGGAGATGGAAGTTGTTGAATGGTTAAAGTGGTATAGACAAACAGTAAACGACATATTGGCTGAAAAAAGGGTAGTATCTGGATCAGGCTATTTTGATGCACTGGAAAGAGATTTCTACTCAGCATTACATTTAGCGTTCTATGGCCCTGAGATTGAGTCAGATCTCCTTCCTGAATTTTTTGAAGCCGAGGAGCGATCAGTATACAAAACAGCTGAGGTTCTGCACCTGGTTTTTGGGCGAGATCTTTTTGGGATGGTCTGTTTAGCCAAAAATGTTCCTGAACTGTCAAATGCTTCTAGGGAGAGACTGACATCCTTAGAATCAAAGTTGTGTCATTCCCTTGAGAATATCCCTATGATAATGCATTCGGAGACAGCTGCTTCTGGTTCCGATCAAAATCAACTGAGAAGTTCCAATTACCATACATCAGATGCATACAGAGACTTAGAATTGCATGTTGGAGGGAGACTTGTTGCTGTGGCAACAAGAGTTCCACCTAGGAGTAGATCTAATGAGATACAAAATGAAGGATTTGGGTCCTCCTCTTTCTATGATTCTTTTAgccctattagagattcttatgTCAGTAGAAAATGTAGAGAACTTCTAGTACCTTTCATATTTATTGTTACTTTGTATAATGTTGACTTGAGATGA